A stretch of Streptomyces vietnamensis DNA encodes these proteins:
- the rbsK gene encoding ribokinase: MTSIVVLGSTNMDLVVYVPRAPALGETVTGRSFRTVPGGKGANQAVAAARAGGEVAMIGAVGADGFGTQLRATLEHCAVDTDLLRTSEGPSGTAHVVVDDEGGNAIVVVPGANGTVTSLTHGDEALIGTADTLLLQLELPLSVVVEGAVTARRLGVRTVLTPAPTQALPPELLAATDLLVPNEHEAAALTGLTDPREAAQALLRDVPEVVVTLGAAGSLYAVRGAEPVAVPAPRVRAVDTTGAGDTFVGALAVALGEGRPAPEALAWAQTAAALSVRREGASTSMPYRVEIEAAFRSPDSLEANAV, encoded by the coding sequence ATGACCAGCATCGTCGTGCTCGGCAGCACGAACATGGATCTCGTCGTCTACGTGCCGCGGGCCCCCGCCCTCGGCGAGACGGTCACCGGCCGCTCCTTCCGTACGGTCCCCGGCGGCAAGGGCGCCAACCAGGCCGTCGCCGCCGCCCGCGCGGGCGGCGAGGTGGCGATGATCGGCGCGGTCGGCGCCGACGGCTTCGGGACACAGCTACGCGCCACCCTGGAGCACTGCGCGGTGGACACCGATCTGCTGCGTACCTCCGAGGGCCCCTCCGGCACCGCCCATGTCGTCGTCGACGACGAGGGCGGCAACGCGATCGTCGTCGTCCCCGGCGCCAACGGCACCGTCACCTCCCTCACCCACGGCGACGAGGCCCTCATCGGCACCGCCGACACCCTGCTCCTCCAGCTCGAACTCCCCCTCTCCGTCGTCGTCGAGGGCGCCGTCACCGCCCGCCGGCTCGGTGTCCGCACGGTCCTCACCCCCGCCCCCACGCAAGCCCTCCCGCCGGAACTGCTCGCCGCCACCGATCTGTTGGTGCCCAACGAGCACGAGGCCGCCGCGCTCACCGGACTCACCGACCCGCGCGAAGCCGCTCAGGCCCTGCTGCGGGACGTCCCCGAGGTGGTCGTCACCCTGGGCGCGGCCGGCAGCCTGTACGCGGTGCGCGGCGCCGAACCGGTCGCCGTCCCCGCGCCCCGGGTCCGGGCCGTGGACACCACGGGAGCGGGCGACACCTTCGTCGGCGCCCTCGCGGTCGCCCTCGGCGAGGGCCGTCCCGCCCCGGAGGCGCTCGCCTGGGCGCAGACGGCCGCCGCGCTCTCCGTCCGGCGCGAGGGCGCGTCGACCTCGATGCCGTACCGCGTCGAGATCGAGGCCGCCTTCCGCTCCCCCGACTCGCTGGAGGCGAACGCCGTATGA
- a CDS encoding CaiB/BaiF CoA transferase family protein: MTTETSTAPLHGLRVLDLATLFAGPLAAMMLGDFGADVVKVEHPRKPDPSRGHGPAKDGIGLWWKVLGRNKRAITLDLSSPGGRDTLLALAADADVIVENFRPGTLERWGLGWEELSTVNPRLVLTRVTGFGQFGPYAHRPGFGTLAEAMSGFAAITGEPDGPPTLPPFGLADSIAALATAYAVMTALTARTATGRGQVVDMAIIEPMLSVIGPHPLWYDQLGYVQPRTGNRSRNNAPRNTYRTADGSWVAVSTSAQSIAERVLRLVGRPELIDEPWFADGTGRAEHADVLDEAVGSWIARHTRDEAMAAFEKAEAAIAPVYDVRDVVADPQYQALRTVTEVQDPELGPIKMQNVLFRLSETPGAIRWSGRPHGADTTAVLSELGLTPAEIDALREQGAV, from the coding sequence ATGACCACCGAGACGTCCACGGCGCCCCTGCACGGGCTGCGCGTCCTGGATCTCGCGACCCTCTTCGCCGGCCCGCTCGCGGCCATGATGCTGGGCGACTTCGGCGCCGACGTCGTCAAGGTCGAGCATCCCCGCAAGCCGGATCCGTCCCGTGGCCACGGCCCCGCCAAGGACGGCATCGGCCTGTGGTGGAAGGTCCTCGGCCGGAACAAGCGGGCGATCACCCTCGACCTGTCCTCGCCGGGCGGCCGCGACACGCTGCTCGCGCTCGCCGCCGACGCGGACGTGATCGTGGAGAACTTCCGCCCGGGCACCCTGGAGCGCTGGGGTCTGGGCTGGGAGGAGCTGTCGACCGTCAACCCGCGTCTGGTGCTGACCCGGGTCACCGGCTTCGGCCAGTTCGGCCCGTACGCCCACCGCCCCGGCTTCGGCACCCTCGCCGAGGCGATGAGCGGCTTCGCCGCGATCACCGGCGAACCGGACGGCCCGCCGACCCTGCCGCCCTTCGGCCTCGCCGACTCGATCGCCGCCCTCGCCACGGCGTACGCGGTGATGACCGCGCTCACCGCGAGGACGGCGACCGGCCGCGGCCAGGTCGTCGACATGGCGATCATCGAACCGATGCTCTCCGTCATCGGACCCCACCCCCTCTGGTACGACCAGCTCGGTTACGTCCAGCCCCGGACCGGCAACCGCTCCCGCAACAACGCCCCGCGCAACACCTACCGGACCGCCGACGGCTCCTGGGTCGCCGTCTCCACCTCCGCCCAGTCGATCGCCGAGCGGGTGCTGCGGCTCGTCGGCCGCCCGGAGCTGATCGACGAGCCGTGGTTCGCCGACGGCACGGGCCGGGCCGAGCACGCGGACGTCCTCGACGAGGCGGTCGGCTCGTGGATCGCCCGCCACACCCGCGACGAGGCGATGGCGGCCTTCGAGAAGGCGGAGGCGGCCATCGCCCCCGTCTACGACGTCCGGGACGTCGTCGCCGACCCGCAGTACCAGGCGCTCCGCACCGTGACCGAGGTGCAGGACCCCGAACTCGGCCCGATCAAGATGCAGAACGTCCTCTTCCGCCTCTCCGAGACCCCCGGCGCCATCCGCTGGTCCGGCCGCCCGCACGGCGCCGACACCACCGCCGTCCTCTCCGAACTCGGCCTCACCCCCGCCGAGATCGACGCCCTCCGCGAGCAAGGAGCGGTATGA
- a CDS encoding HpcH/HpaI aldolase/citrate lyase family protein: MSPLSGPDEGKRTGAGPQPGAGGAPAHPLAPLTWLYAPGDRPDVVCKAMSSGADVVIVDLEDAVAPDRKAYALDATADLLADVHPVPVHVRVHTPRDIPTLAPLPGLCGLRVPKVTHATDIHRIARLAPGLALYPLLESALAVEHAYAIAAAHPSVRGIALGEADLRADLGVREDSGLDWPRGRVVVAARAAALPPPAQSVHPDIRDLDALAAGCARGRSMGFFGRAAIHPRQLPVIERAYLPTPAEVDAAREVVAAAATERGALALPDGRFVDAAVVEGAHRVLALAARAGCPVPPHAKGPPEPLGPGGPRDVRAGQLLAADPAP; this comes from the coding sequence ATGAGCCCCCTCAGCGGCCCCGACGAGGGGAAACGGACGGGCGCGGGCCCGCAGCCGGGTGCCGGGGGCGCCCCCGCACACCCCCTCGCGCCCCTCACCTGGCTGTACGCCCCCGGCGACCGCCCCGACGTCGTGTGCAAGGCCATGTCCTCCGGCGCCGACGTCGTGATCGTCGATCTGGAGGACGCGGTCGCCCCTGACCGCAAGGCGTACGCCCTCGACGCCACGGCCGATCTCCTCGCGGACGTCCACCCCGTCCCGGTGCACGTCCGCGTCCACACCCCGCGCGACATCCCCACCCTGGCCCCCCTCCCCGGCCTCTGCGGTCTCCGTGTACCCAAGGTGACACACGCCACTGACATCCACCGGATCGCCCGGCTCGCCCCGGGCCTCGCGCTCTATCCGCTCCTGGAGAGCGCCCTCGCCGTGGAGCACGCCTACGCCATCGCCGCCGCCCATCCCTCCGTGCGCGGCATCGCCCTCGGCGAGGCCGATCTCCGCGCCGACCTGGGGGTACGGGAGGACAGCGGCCTCGACTGGCCGCGCGGGCGGGTGGTGGTCGCGGCCCGCGCGGCCGCCCTCCCCCCGCCGGCCCAGTCCGTCCATCCGGACATCCGCGACCTGGACGCGCTGGCCGCCGGCTGCGCCCGGGGCCGGTCCATGGGCTTCTTCGGCCGGGCGGCCATCCACCCCCGCCAGCTCCCGGTCATCGAGCGCGCCTATCTCCCCACCCCCGCGGAGGTCGACGCGGCCCGTGAGGTCGTCGCGGCGGCCGCGACCGAGCGGGGCGCCCTCGCCCTCCCGGACGGCCGCTTCGTCGACGCGGCGGTGGTGGAGGGCGCCCACCGGGTCCTCGCCCTCGCGGCCCGCGCCGGCTGCCCCGTACCCCCGCATGCGAAAGGGCCGCCGGAACCTCTCGGTCCCGGCGGCCCTCGTGATGTCCGTGCCGGTCAGCTCTTGGCGGCCGACCCGGCGCCGTGA
- the lgt gene encoding prolipoprotein diacylglyceryl transferase — MDLAYIPSPSTGVIHLGPIPLRGYAFCIIIGVFVAVWLGNKRWIARGGTAGTVADIAVWAVPFGLVGGRLYHVITDYQLYFSEGENWVDAFKIWEGGLGIWGAIALGAVGAWIGCRRRGISLPVYADVIAPGIAFAQAIGRWGNWFNQELYGKPTDVPWALKITEGPNREAGLYHPTFLYESLWNVAVGFLVIWADRRFKLGHGRAFALYVAAYCSGRVWTEALRVDEAHHIMGLRLNVWTAIFVGLAAVIYLIVSPRFRPGREEIVEPRAAEKAAEKADGAEGAEAADAEAADAVEDKTDGPGDEDKETEGNGADHGAGSAAKS, encoded by the coding sequence ATGGACCTTGCCTACATTCCCAGCCCGTCGACCGGCGTGATCCACCTCGGACCGATCCCGCTGCGCGGCTATGCCTTCTGCATCATCATCGGTGTCTTCGTCGCCGTCTGGCTCGGCAACAAGCGCTGGATCGCCCGGGGCGGCACAGCCGGCACCGTGGCCGACATCGCCGTCTGGGCGGTGCCCTTCGGCCTCGTCGGCGGACGCCTCTACCACGTGATCACCGACTACCAGCTGTACTTCAGCGAGGGTGAGAACTGGGTCGACGCCTTCAAGATCTGGGAGGGCGGCCTCGGCATCTGGGGCGCCATCGCGCTCGGCGCGGTGGGCGCCTGGATCGGCTGCCGTCGGCGCGGGATCTCCCTGCCCGTGTACGCGGACGTCATCGCCCCCGGAATCGCCTTCGCCCAGGCCATCGGCCGCTGGGGCAACTGGTTCAACCAGGAGCTCTACGGCAAGCCGACCGACGTGCCGTGGGCGCTGAAGATCACCGAGGGCCCCAACCGCGAGGCCGGCCTCTACCACCCGACCTTCCTGTACGAGTCGCTGTGGAACGTCGCCGTCGGCTTCCTGGTCATCTGGGCCGACCGCCGCTTCAAGCTCGGCCACGGGCGGGCGTTCGCCCTGTACGTCGCCGCGTACTGCTCGGGCCGCGTCTGGACGGAGGCGCTGCGCGTCGACGAGGCGCACCACATCATGGGCCTCCGGCTCAACGTGTGGACCGCGATCTTCGTCGGCCTGGCGGCCGTGATCTACCTGATCGTCTCGCCCCGCTTCCGGCCGGGCCGTGAGGAGATCGTGGAGCCGAGGGCCGCGGAGAAGGCCGCCGAGAAGGCGGACGGCGCCGAGGGCGCGGAGGCCGCCGACGCCGAGGCCGCGGACGCCGTCGAGGACAAGACCGACGGGCCCGGGGACGAGGACAAGGAAACCGAAGGCAACGGCGCCGATCACGGCGCCGGGTCGGCCGCCAAGAGCTGA
- a CDS encoding DsbA family protein: MSENKRNGPHSARERLKEQRERDKAREKQRRVLIVSAAVVGVLGLAAVVGVIAAGGDKNSGSDKAGPVVAPTGATDEDAKPAIPTGKADAPSTLAVWEDFRCPACAQFENVMRDSIHELEASGALKVDYHLATLIDGNMGGSGSLRAANAAACAQDAGKFTAYHDTLYINQPPETDDAYGKNAKLIELAAKVPGLDTPAFRSCVNDGTHDSWVKKSNEAFQNGGFRGTPSVLLNGESIFPTKGNEQISPDNLKKWVAEANKGKKAGTASPSAG; encoded by the coding sequence GTGAGCGAGAACAAGCGGAACGGTCCGCACAGTGCCCGGGAGCGGCTCAAGGAGCAGCGCGAGCGCGACAAGGCCCGCGAGAAGCAGCGGCGCGTCCTGATCGTGTCGGCGGCGGTGGTCGGTGTCCTCGGCCTGGCCGCGGTCGTCGGCGTGATCGCCGCGGGCGGCGACAAGAACAGCGGATCCGACAAGGCGGGACCGGTGGTCGCGCCGACCGGAGCGACCGACGAGGACGCCAAGCCCGCCATCCCCACGGGCAAGGCGGACGCCCCCTCGACGCTCGCGGTCTGGGAGGACTTCCGCTGCCCGGCGTGCGCCCAGTTCGAGAACGTCATGCGGGACTCGATCCACGAGCTCGAGGCCTCCGGCGCGCTCAAGGTCGACTACCACCTCGCCACCCTCATCGACGGGAACATGGGCGGCAGCGGCTCGCTGCGCGCGGCGAACGCGGCCGCGTGCGCCCAGGACGCGGGGAAGTTCACCGCGTACCACGACACGCTCTACATCAACCAGCCGCCCGAGACGGACGACGCCTACGGGAAGAACGCCAAGCTGATCGAGCTGGCCGCGAAGGTGCCCGGGCTCGACACGCCGGCCTTCCGCAGCTGTGTGAACGACGGCACGCACGACAGCTGGGTGAAGAAGTCGAACGAGGCCTTCCAGAACGGCGGCTTCCGCGGCACCCCGTCCGTCCTCCTCAACGGAGAATCGATCTTCCCGACCAAGGGGAACGAGCAGATCTCCCCGGACAACCTGAAGAAGTGGGTCGCCGAGGCCAACAAGGGCAAGAAGGCGGGCACCGCCTCCCCGTCGGCGGGTTAG
- the trpA gene encoding tryptophan synthase subunit alpha, translating to MTTGNIQLLGDTLAKAKAENRAALIAYLPAGFPTVDGGIAAIKAVFDGGADVVEVGLPHSDPVLDGPVIQTADDIALRGGVKIADVMRTVREAHEATGKPVLVMTYWNPIDRYGIERFTEELAEAGGAGCILPDLPVQESAVWREHADKHGLATVFVVAPSSKDERLATITAAGSGFVYAASLMGVTGTRESVGEQAADLVRRTRATSEFPVCVGLGVSNATQAREVAGFADGVIVGSAFVQRILDADGDEAAGLIAVRELAAELAEGVRRVS from the coding sequence GTGACCACCGGAAACATCCAGCTGCTCGGCGACACCCTCGCCAAGGCCAAGGCCGAGAACCGGGCCGCGCTCATCGCGTACCTGCCGGCCGGCTTCCCGACCGTCGACGGCGGCATCGCCGCGATCAAGGCCGTCTTCGACGGCGGCGCCGACGTCGTCGAGGTCGGGCTTCCGCACAGCGACCCGGTCCTCGACGGCCCGGTCATCCAGACCGCCGACGACATCGCGCTGCGCGGCGGCGTGAAGATCGCCGACGTCATGCGGACGGTCCGCGAGGCCCACGAGGCCACCGGCAAGCCGGTCCTCGTCATGACGTACTGGAACCCGATCGACCGGTACGGCATCGAGCGCTTCACCGAGGAGCTCGCCGAGGCCGGCGGCGCGGGCTGCATCCTGCCCGACCTGCCGGTCCAGGAGTCCGCGGTCTGGCGCGAGCACGCCGACAAGCACGGTCTCGCGACCGTCTTCGTCGTCGCGCCCAGCAGCAAGGACGAGCGCCTCGCCACCATCACGGCCGCCGGCTCCGGCTTCGTCTACGCCGCCTCGCTCATGGGTGTCACCGGCACCCGCGAGTCGGTCGGCGAGCAGGCCGCGGACCTGGTCCGCCGCACCCGTGCGACCTCCGAGTTCCCCGTGTGCGTCGGGCTCGGCGTCTCCAACGCCACGCAGGCGCGTGAGGTCGCCGGCTTCGCCGACGGCGTCATCGTCGGCTCCGCCTTCGTGCAGCGCATCCTCGACGCCGACGGCGACGAGGCGGCCGGGCTCATCGCCGTAAGGGAACTGGCGGCCGAACTCGCCGAGGGCGTCCGCCGCGTTTCGTAG
- the trpB gene encoding tryptophan synthase subunit beta codes for MSSEFFIPDLEGQVPSPEGYFGAYGGKFIPEALVAAVDEVAVEYEKAKADPEFARELNDLMVNYTGRPSALTEVPRFAEHAGGARIFLKREDLNHTGSHKINNVLGQALLTKRMGKTRVIAETGAGQHGVATATACALFGLDCTIYMGEVDTQRQALNVARMRMLGAEVVAVKSGSRTLKDAINEAFRDWVANVDRTHYLFGTVAGPHPFPAMVRDFHRVIGVEARRQLLERAGRLPDAAIACVGGGSNAIGLFHAFVPDAGVRLIGCEPAGHGVETGEHAATLTAGEPGILHGSRSYVLQDEEGQITEPYSISAGLDYPGIGPEHAYLKDSGRGEYRAVTDDAAMQALRLLSRTEGIIPAIESAHALAGALEVGKELGKDALLLVNLSGRGDKDMDTAARYFGLYEADAEVAANAADIAEIEGDAK; via the coding sequence ATGTCCAGCGAGTTCTTCATCCCGGACCTGGAAGGCCAGGTCCCCAGCCCCGAGGGCTACTTCGGTGCCTACGGCGGCAAGTTCATCCCGGAGGCCCTCGTCGCCGCCGTCGACGAGGTCGCCGTCGAGTACGAGAAGGCCAAGGCCGACCCCGAGTTCGCCCGCGAGCTCAACGACCTGATGGTCAACTACACCGGCCGCCCGAGCGCCCTCACGGAGGTGCCCCGGTTCGCCGAGCACGCCGGTGGTGCCCGGATCTTCCTCAAGCGCGAGGACCTCAACCACACCGGCTCGCACAAGATCAACAACGTGCTCGGGCAGGCCCTCCTGACCAAGCGCATGGGCAAGACGCGGGTCATCGCCGAGACCGGCGCCGGCCAGCACGGCGTGGCCACGGCCACCGCCTGCGCCCTCTTCGGCCTCGACTGCACCATCTACATGGGCGAGGTCGACACCCAGCGCCAGGCCCTCAACGTGGCCCGGATGCGGATGCTCGGCGCCGAGGTCGTGGCCGTGAAGTCCGGCAGCCGCACCCTCAAGGACGCCATCAACGAGGCCTTCCGCGACTGGGTCGCCAATGTGGACCGGACGCACTACCTGTTCGGCACCGTCGCGGGCCCGCACCCCTTCCCCGCCATGGTCCGCGACTTCCACCGGGTCATCGGCGTCGAGGCCCGCCGCCAGCTCCTGGAGCGCGCCGGGCGCCTGCCCGACGCGGCCATCGCCTGCGTCGGCGGCGGCTCCAACGCCATCGGCCTCTTCCACGCCTTCGTCCCGGACGCGGGCGTGCGCCTGATCGGCTGCGAGCCGGCCGGCCACGGCGTCGAGACCGGCGAGCACGCGGCCACCCTCACCGCCGGCGAGCCCGGCATCCTCCACGGCTCCCGCTCCTACGTCCTCCAGGACGAGGAGGGGCAGATCACCGAGCCGTACTCGATCTCCGCCGGACTCGACTACCCCGGCATCGGCCCCGAGCACGCGTACCTCAAGGACAGCGGGCGCGGCGAGTACCGGGCCGTCACCGACGACGCCGCCATGCAGGCGCTGCGGCTGCTCTCCCGTACCGAGGGCATCATCCCGGCCATCGAGTCGGCGCACGCCCTCGCCGGGGCCCTGGAGGTCGGCAAGGAGCTCGGCAAGGACGCCCTGCTCCTCGTGAACCTCTCCGGGCGCGGCGACAAGGACATGGACACCGCCGCTCGCTATTTCGGCCTGTACGAAGCCGACGCCGAGGTGGCCGCGAACGCCGCCGACATCGCAGAGATCGAGGGGGACGCCAAGTGA
- the trpM gene encoding tryptophan biosynthesis modulator TrpM, translated as MTVRRATPTALGSAPGGPVVPADASGRRGRLRTAAAPVSKHAPLARGCRPRGCRAPARRVHGRRVRYVIGSEPGQVNGMRWRRRLARTFT; from the coding sequence GTGACCGTCCGCCGCGCCACGCCGACCGCCCTGGGCTCCGCCCCGGGCGGCCCGGTCGTGCCCGCGGACGCCTCGGGCCGTCGCGGCCGGCTCCGTACCGCCGCCGCCCCCGTCTCCAAGCACGCCCCCCTGGCCAGGGGCTGCCGTCCGCGCGGCTGCCGCGCGCCCGCCCGCCGTGTCCACGGCCGCCGGGTGCGGTACGTCATCGGCTCGGAGCCGGGCCAGGTCAACGGCATGCGATGGCGCCGGCGCCTCGCGCGCACCTTCACGTAG
- the trpC gene encoding indole-3-glycerol phosphate synthase TrpC: MSVLDEIIEGVRADLAERQARVTLDELKERAAKAPQAKDGVAALRGDGVKVICEVKRSSPSKGALAAIADPAGLAADYEAGGAAVISVLTEQRRFGGSLADLEAVRARVDIPVLRKDFIVTAYQLWEARAYGADLALLIVAALEQEALVSLIERAESIGLTPLVEVHDEEEVERAVDAGARIIGVNARDLKTLKVDRSTFERVAPEIPAHIVKVAESGVRGPHDLIAYANAGADAVLVGESLVTGRDPKAAVADLVAAGAHPALRHGRS; the protein is encoded by the coding sequence GTGAGTGTGCTCGACGAGATCATCGAAGGCGTACGCGCCGACCTCGCAGAGCGACAGGCGCGGGTCACCCTCGACGAGCTCAAGGAGCGCGCCGCCAAGGCGCCGCAGGCCAAGGACGGCGTCGCCGCACTGCGCGGGGACGGCGTCAAGGTGATCTGCGAGGTCAAGCGCTCCAGCCCGTCCAAGGGCGCGCTCGCCGCGATCGCCGACCCGGCCGGTCTCGCCGCGGACTACGAGGCGGGCGGCGCCGCCGTCATCTCCGTCCTCACCGAGCAGCGCCGCTTCGGCGGCTCGCTCGCCGACCTGGAGGCCGTCCGCGCCCGGGTCGACATCCCCGTGCTGCGCAAGGACTTCATCGTCACCGCGTACCAGCTCTGGGAGGCGCGGGCGTACGGAGCGGACCTCGCGCTCCTCATCGTCGCCGCCCTGGAGCAGGAGGCGCTGGTCTCCCTCATCGAGCGTGCCGAGTCCATCGGTCTCACCCCGCTGGTCGAGGTCCACGACGAGGAGGAGGTCGAGCGCGCCGTCGACGCGGGCGCCCGCATCATCGGCGTCAACGCGCGCGACCTCAAGACCCTCAAGGTCGACCGCTCCACCTTCGAGCGCGTCGCCCCCGAGATCCCCGCGCACATCGTCAAGGTCGCCGAGTCCGGCGTCCGCGGCCCGCACGACCTCATCGCCTACGCCAACGCGGGCGCCGACGCGGTCCTCGTCGGCGAGTCCCTCGTCACCGGCCGCGACCCGAAGGCCGCCGTCGCCGACCTCGTCGCCGCCGGCGCCCACCCGGCCCTCCGTCACGGCCGGAGCTGA
- a CDS encoding DUF2752 domain-containing protein, with protein sequence MTDDSLTHPGEPAHPNATPPTADTAPGPGVLPGAAAPGAYVRAGHASWAGAYAPAPPQQPPRSLVRRLSVPVGILAGVAAAFAYVGTVDPNEPGHYPVCPLLRFTGVYCPGCGGLRSAHAVAHGDLPAALGSNALAVVGYGIFAVVMVVWLIRAVRGVPMRLAVSPVWWWGIGAVLALFTLVRNLPFGAALAP encoded by the coding sequence GTGACCGACGATTCCCTCACCCACCCGGGTGAACCCGCCCACCCGAACGCCACACCGCCGACCGCGGACACCGCACCGGGCCCTGGCGTCCTGCCGGGCGCCGCCGCGCCGGGGGCGTACGTACGGGCCGGGCACGCGTCCTGGGCCGGGGCTTACGCACCGGCACCGCCGCAGCAGCCACCGCGGTCGCTCGTGCGGCGGCTGTCCGTGCCGGTCGGCATCCTCGCCGGGGTCGCCGCCGCGTTCGCCTACGTCGGGACCGTCGACCCCAACGAACCCGGGCACTACCCCGTCTGCCCGCTCCTCCGCTTCACCGGCGTCTACTGCCCCGGCTGCGGCGGACTCCGCAGCGCCCACGCCGTCGCCCACGGCGACCTCCCGGCCGCCCTCGGCTCCAACGCCCTCGCCGTCGTCGGCTACGGGATCTTCGCCGTCGTCATGGTCGTCTGGCTGATTCGCGCCGTCCGCGGGGTGCCCATGCGCCTCGCGGTCTCCCCGGTCTGGTGGTGGGGGATCGGGGCCGTCCTCGCCCTCTTCACCCTGGTCCGGAACCTTCCCTTCGGCGCAGCCCTGGCCCCCTGA
- a CDS encoding HGxxPAAW family protein, giving the protein MAGSAHGHTPAAWTGVIISFIGFCIAGVFMVAANVAGFWAGVGVIFLGGIIGGAMKVAGLGMPKESEAVVAAREAATETAKARV; this is encoded by the coding sequence ATGGCGGGCAGCGCCCACGGACACACCCCGGCCGCCTGGACCGGTGTCATCATCTCCTTCATCGGCTTCTGCATCGCCGGCGTCTTCATGGTGGCCGCCAACGTGGCCGGTTTCTGGGCCGGCGTGGGCGTCATCTTCCTCGGCGGCATCATCGGCGGCGCGATGAAGGTGGCGGGCCTCGGCATGCCGAAGGAGTCGGAGGCCGTCGTCGCCGCCCGCGAGGCCGCGACCGAGACCGCGAAGGCCCGCGTCTGA
- a CDS encoding TIGR02234 family membrane protein, protein MGYVSAVPVPQPRAARAAVPTGGRRSLATALLLGALGATVVLLSAGQIWAEGTASVGGGSVPVEAAGSAVTGVPTALAIVGLAALFAVFAVRRTGRTLVAALLALSGAGAALAAVLGASDSAALDAEAARISGDTAAAVAGLTHTIWPYVTAAGAALILLAGLFALRFGKNWPAMGGRYERSGTPRTGRKAPTTDPDRPEDLWKALDRGEDPTQGG, encoded by the coding sequence GTGGGGTACGTGAGTGCCGTACCCGTACCCCAGCCCCGGGCCGCCCGCGCGGCCGTCCCCACCGGCGGCCGCCGCAGCCTGGCGACGGCCCTCCTCCTCGGCGCCCTCGGCGCCACCGTCGTCCTGCTCTCCGCCGGCCAGATCTGGGCCGAGGGCACCGCGTCCGTCGGCGGCGGCAGCGTCCCCGTCGAGGCCGCCGGCAGTGCCGTCACCGGCGTGCCGACCGCCCTCGCGATCGTCGGCCTCGCCGCGCTCTTCGCCGTCTTCGCCGTCCGCCGCACCGGCCGCACCCTCGTCGCCGCGCTCCTCGCGCTCAGCGGCGCGGGCGCCGCGCTCGCCGCGGTCCTCGGCGCCTCCGACAGCGCCGCGCTCGACGCCGAGGCCGCCCGGATCAGCGGCGACACCGCCGCCGCCGTCGCCGGCCTCACCCACACCATCTGGCCGTACGTGACCGCCGCGGGCGCCGCCCTCATCCTGCTCGCCGGCCTCTTCGCCCTCCGCTTCGGCAAGAACTGGCCGGCGATGGGCGGCCGCTACGAGCGCTCCGGCACCCCGCGCACCGGCCGCAAGGCCCCCACGACCGACCCGGACCGGCCCGAGGACCTGTGGAAGGCCCTGGACCGCGGCGAGGACCCCACCCAGGGCGGATGA